The Sinorhizobium alkalisoli genomic interval GTGAGGAGGCTCTCCTTTGAGAAGCGCTCCGGCCGCGCCCCTTGGAAGGAATAGATCGACTGCTTCTCGTCGCCGACGGCGAAGATTGTCCTGTCGTCGGCGCGCGCCGTCTCGCCGGCGAAGAAATCGGCCGCGAGCGCCTGGATGATCGTCCATTGCGCCGGGCTCGTGTCCTGCGCTTCGTCGACGAGGATGTGGTCGATGCCCTGGTCGAGCTTGTAATGCACCCAGGCACCGACGTCGCTGCGGGAAAGCAGCGCCGCCGTTCGGTTGATCAGGTCCTCGAAGTCGAGCTGGCTGCGTGCTTTCTTGATCTCCTCATAGTCGCGGTCGAGTCTTTCGGCGAGGATGAGAGCGGCGCGCGTCGCCTCGCACATCCGCACTATGCTCACCCGGTCGGCACAGGCCGCGATGTGATTGCGCGCCTCCTCGATCAATGGCGCAAGATGCGGCGCTCGTCCAAGCATCGCCTTGTTGAAGAAGGCGGAATCCGCCTTCGGCTTGCCGCCGCCGTTGAAGAACAGCTTCAGCAGTCGGGCGAAGCGCTCTTCCGCATCATCGAGCCCGCAAATGGCCTTCAACCCTTCGGCGATCTCGATGGCCTTGACGCCGCCAAACTCGAGCGCCAGCGCGACATACTGATCGAGTGTCGCGCCGTTGAGGCCGGCGAGCGGCCAGACTTTGGCCATGACGCTTCTGGTCGTCTCGCCCGGCGCAACCCCGAGGGCGCTGCGAAGAGCCGCTTCAATTCCGCCCTCATCGGAAGCGCGGTCGAGAAAGCCGCGGATCTGCGTGCGATTGGCAATGATCGCCTCGAGCAGCTTCTCAAGACCGGTATCGTCGGCAAGGTCGAGCGCGGTGGCGAAGGCCGCCGCGAGCGCCGCCTCGCCCGGCCTGGCGGTGGCCGCCAGAAGCGCGCGCCGCGCATCGGCAAGCAGGACCGCGGCGGCGCGCTCGTCGAGCACGGAAAAGTGCCCCGCGACGTTTGCCTCCAGCGGGAACTGGTGCAGCAGCGCCTCGCAGAACGCGTGGATCGTCTGGATCTTCAGGCCACCGGGCGTTTCCAATGCCTTGGCGAAGAGCCGCCGCGCCTCCTGCATTTTTGCGAGCGTCGGCCGCGTTCCCTCGATCGCCGCGATCCGCTGTTCCAGCGTTGCGTCGTCGAGCGTCGCCCATTCGGCAAGCCGCTCGAAGATGCGGTTCGACATTTCGGAAGCCGCCGCCTTCGTATAGGTGAGGCAGAGGATGGCGGAAGGCCGGCAGCCGGCAAGCAGGAGCCGGATGACGCGCTGCGTCAGGACATGCGTTTTGCCCGAACCGGCATTTGCGGAGACCCAGGCCGAGCGGACCGGGTCCGAGGCGAGCGCCTGCTGTCCGGTCGTCCAGTCGATCCACGCTTTGGGCGTCCCGTCGGCGGGTCCGAAACGGTCACTCCTCATCGTCGTCCTCGCCGTCCGCCGTCGCCCATTCGGCGACGCGCGCCAGATGGTCGTATTCGCCGCCGTAGTCCCGCTCCTTCTGCACGATCAGCCGCGAGGCAAAGCCGTATCGGCCGCTTAACAGCGCGCCGAGAAGCTTTCGCAGTTCGGCGAGCGATTCCTCTGCAAGCTGGTCGGCCGTCTTCGTGTCCCTCGCCTTGCTGCTCTCGTTGTTGACCGTATCGACTGCAAAGCGGCTGCCGGGCTTCAGCCGCACATAGCTTAACGAATGGGGCGTTTCCGGACCGAGCGCTCCGAAAGCGCCAGCCTTGAGAGCGGCTGCTTCCAACGCCAGTTGCGGGTCGAGGAGGGCTCGCGCTTCCTTCGCCGAGGGGCTGGAACCGGTCTTGTAATCGATGATGTCGACAGTGCCGTTTCTCAACCGGTCCAGCCGGTCGGCTATGCCCGTCAGCATTATGTCGGCAAGGCCGATATCCATTGCCGCCGCAACCTCGGTAAAAGACTTGGCGATGCCGGGGCGGCGCTCCCGCTCCCAGAACAGGAACGCCCGCGCGACCGCTTCGAAGCGCGGCCGCCAGACCGTATCAATATGGGCGGGCAGCCTTTCCTCGTCGAAAGCTTCCTTGATCAGGCGGGCCATCGCCTCTTCCCCCTGGGGGGAAGAGGCATCGAACCCGCCCTTCACGAATCGCTCGACGATCCGGTGATAGAGCGAGCCGCGTTCGGCCGCGTCCGGATCGCAGTTGAACGGATCGAGCGGCGTAAGCCGCAAAATGCGGCGGGCATAGATCGAATAGGGGTCGCGGCGCAGGCGCGACACTTCGCTGAAGGAGTATTTGCGCGGCTGCAGATCGGCCGGAGGCTTTGGCTGCGGCCGTTCGGCAAGCGGCTGGCGCGAGCCCTCGTCGAGCATGCGCATCCATTGCAGATAGCTGGCGCCATTCGCCCTGAGCCGGCTCGCCAGCGCCTCGCCGCCGAGCGCCTGCAGGCGCTGCAGCCATCTGGAGGCCACCGTCGGTGCCGCGCCTTGGCGCATCGCGCGGGAGAAGATCAGCCGGCGGGTGCCGCAGGCCATCTGGAAGTCATGGGCGAGTTGGCCGATCCGCCGTTCTGGGGGTTCCAGGCCGATGCCGGATTTCATCGTGCGCGACAGGAAGGGGTCGTTCGAGGTCTGGCCCGGCCAACTGCCCTCGTTCATGCCGCCGAGCACGACGAGATCGACGCTTTGCAGGCGGGATTCCAGGGCGCCGAAGATGAAGACACGGGGATTGCGCATCGACCGTGGCTTCACTGCTTCGCTTGCGGCAAGCGCTTCGACGATGTCGCACCATTGCGATCCGTCCGCCTCCATCTGTCCCTCAGTCCCAATGATGCCGCTCAACAGCGCTGCCAATGCTTCGCCGGCTTCCGGTCCCCAAAGTTCGGCCAGGCTGCCGCGTTCGTCGATGACGACGGCTTCGAGCGCCCGGCCCGTCCGCTCGGCCCAATCGGCCAATGTCAGCGTCATGGAGCGCGGTCGGCCCTCGACAGGACGCGAGGTCAATGCGCCCGTCAGTGGAGCGACGGCGGAGGCAATCCGTCGGGCGAGAGCGCGTGCCAGGGCGATTTCATCGCCGCCCATTCCCGCTCGCCAGGGCGGTGGATGACGGTCGACGGTGTGTTGCGCAAGCGCCTTGTCGAGCACTTCTTCCAGCGCTGAAATCTCGGCGACTGCGGTGCTGCCGCGCAGTGCCAGGAGTTCCAGAGTGTCGGCGGCGCGGCGCGCCTCCTCTACGGCGTAGCCGAAGCGCGCCAGCGGGTGCTTGAGAAGGCCGACGAGCGGCACGGGATCATTCGGCCTGAGCGTCGCCTCTATCAGCAGGCGGGTAAGCGTGCCCGCCTGGGTCGCCGAAAGCGGGACGCCGGCGGAATCGTCGGCTTCGATGCCGAAACGGGCAAGCTCTGCGCCCACACGGCGTGCCAACCCGCGGTCCGGCGTGATAAGCGCCGCCTGGCTGTCCTCGTCGCCTTCGAGCGCGAGCCTGAGCGCAATGGCGATTGCCGTTGCCTCCTCGCGCTCGTTCGCGGCCTCGATCAGCGCTACGTCGGCAAAGGCCGCAAGAAGCCTCTCGCGGTCGAACTCATCGCGCGTCTCAGTCCAGCTGTCGGTAGCCTTCGCCGGCAGCAGCGCCCGTGAGAGGATGGCACTGCGATCATCGAGATCGCGAGCGACGTTCCCGAGCACCGGCACCTGGCGGCGCTCTGTCGCCATGCGCTGCAAAAGGCGCTGCAGTCCGTATTGGGGATGGGTGCGGCTGGCCGGATCTGTCGTGATGGAGCGATCTCCGGCAATCAGCCCCCATTCCTCGTCGCTCATCGCCTGGTCGAGACCGGGAAGCACGATGGTGCCGTTCGGCAGCGCCTTGACGGCCGCAATCAAGGAGGCAGTCGCGGGAATGGAGCCGGTCGAGCCGGCGATGATGATCGGTCCGGTTACCATTCCGGCGGCCATGCGCTGCGTTTCGGCCTTAAGCACCGCATTCCTGTGGCGCGCCGGCGAGGAATGCTTGATCTCCGCAAGCCGGTCCGGCCAGTAGGTTCGGGCGATCTTCAGGAAGGCGAGCGTCAACTGCCACCAGAGCGCATGTTCGCCGGCGTCGAGCCCGTCCAGCGCCTCCCAGTCGAGCTCCTCCGTTTCGATCGAGTCGATCAGTTCGGCAAGGTTGCGCGCCAGCCAGATGGCGTCGGCAGGGCTTGCCGGCGCGATCAGCGGACTTTCTGCATGGATCTCGAGCACCACCTGGGGCAGGCGATTGCGCCAGGCAAGGATCAGCCGTCCGAGTTCGATCAGCCGCGCCGTGCCGGAGAGCGGCGGCGCAAGATCGAGGATCGCCGGCACGTCCGCGTCGAAGAAGCCGCTGTCGTCATCCGTTTCGCCGAGAGCACGGATCGTCGGCAGGATTGCAGAGCGGCCGCCGAGCAGGTCCACGAATTCCGAGCGCAGCACGCGTGCCGCGCGCCGGGTGGGCAGAAAGATCGTCACGCCGGCAAGGCCGAGCGGGTTTGCTGGATCATACGCGAAATCCGGCATGAGCGTGCCGTCCAGGAGCGTTTCCGCCAGCGTTTTCAGAAAGGGCAGTCCGGGAGGAATCGTGTAGACGTTTGGTTCGCGTCCGGACACCCTATCCTCCAGGATGGAAGCGCCGGACGATCGCCTCGGCGTCCGCGATCGCCTCGGGCGTTCCGACGGTCATCCATTGGCCGTCGAGCATCAGACCGAAGAGGCGCCCCTTCGCGATGGCCCGGTCGAAATAGATGTTCAGGTTGAAGGCCTCTTCGGGCGCGTCGGCGAGTAGCCGCGAATCCATCGCGATCGCACCCGCGTAGATGACGGGCCGTTCCATGCCTTCCTCGTAACGCCTGAGCCTGCCCTCCGCGGTCAGCGAGAAATCCTTCTTGCCATTGTGGCCGGTCGTGTCCTCGATGCGCACACAGAGCAGCGCCATGTCCATGTGCTCCGGATCGTAGAATTCGGCGAGCCGCTGCAGGTTGCTCGGCCCCCCCGCTCTCTCGCCAACCCAGAAGAGATCGGCATTCATGACGAGGACCGGTCCGTCGTCGAGCAGCCTCAGCCCCTTGGCGAGCCCACCGCCGGAATTCATCAGCGCATCACGCTCGTCGGAAATCAGGATGCGCGGTATCGCCCGGCGCCTGAGATGCGCTTCCATCTGGTCGGCGAAGTGATGCACGTTCACCGCGGCCGTCGTGACGCCGGCGGCGGCGAGCAGGTCCAGCACGTAGTCGATCATCGGCTTGCCCGCGATCGGGACGAGTGGCTTCGGCAGCGCATTTGTGATCGGCCTGAGGCGTGTGCCCAGTCCGGCTGCAAGCACCATGGCATTGGTGATGGGCATCGTGTCCTAGTTGGCTGATTCGGGTGCCAGGATTCCAGCCTTAATGCACCATTCGCGCAAGGGTGTCAGCACCTCATGTCCGAGCGCCTGCTGTAGATAGGTGAAGGTGCGCGGCATGTGCTTCATATAGCCGGGCTTGCCGTCGCGCTGCATCAGCCGCACCCATATTCCCGCAAGCTTGCAATTGCGTTGCGCCGCCATCAGGTGCCAGTCGCGAAGGAACGCCGTTTCGTCGAAGGACCCGAGAACCTTGCGTTCGCTCATATAGCCGTCCATGAGGCGAGCGGCGAGATCGGTATCGATCGTCACGCGGGCATCCTGGACGAGCGAGGCGACGTCGTAGGCCGTCGGCCCGATCATCGCGTCCTGGAAGTCGATGAGGCCGATCCGGTCGAGTCCGCCGCGATCCCCCCGCCAGAGAACGTTCGGCGAGTGGAAATCGCGCAGCAGCAGGTTCTTCTCGCCGCCGCAAAGAATGTCGACGAGCTGGTCCCAGATGGCGAAATATTCACTGCGCTCTGTTTCGGATGCGGGCGCGCCGCGCTGCCACGGCAGATACCAGTCGATGAGCAGGCTCGTTTCGATCTTGATCGCCGTGCGGTCGAATTCGGGAATGTGATGGACGATGCCTTCCGCGATCGCAACCGCGCGCTCGGTCGGCTGCGCGTGAAGATGGGCGAGCAAGCGGGCGCTTTCGAGATAGCGCTCCGCGATCGGCCGGCCCTCGGCGTCGAGAATGCCTTCCGAACCCAGGTCTTCGATCAGGAGCAGGCCCTGGTCTAGATCGCGCGCAAAAATCGCCGGGGCGACGAACCCGCGCCGGCGCAGGAGCTCGGAAACGGCAACGAACGGAACCGCGTCCTCGGCGATATGGGCGAGCTGCTGGTAATATTTGCCGCCCTGGAGAATGGCCCCGGGCCTGTGCCTTGGCGCGTCCATCAGGATCGTTGTCGGCGCATTCTGCGCATGTATGCGCTCATAGGCCCGCACGGAAGCATCGCCGCTCAGGTGCCGCCGCCGCGCGTGCGGACGCCCGGCATCGGCCAGGAAGGCACGGATTGCGAGCGAGCGCGTGATCCGCTCGAAGGCCCCTGCGGGCGCCGATATCCGCACGCGGCGGCCGTCGCCCTCATGCGCGAGGGTCAGGGTTATGCGGTCGGCCGGCAGCGCACCCTCCGCCTTTTCGGGCCATTCGACGAGGCAAATACCCTCCGAGAGGGCTTCGTCGAATCCGAGCTCGGTGAGTTCGGAGGCATCGCCAAGTCGGTAGAGATCGAAATGGGCGACGGGAACACGAAGCTCGTAGCTCTGGACCAACGTGAAGGTCGGACTCGGCACCTCGAGTGCCGTGTCGTCCGCCATCGCCCTCAGGAAGGCGCGCGCAAAGGTCGATTTCCCGGCTCCGAGATCGCCCGAGAGGCCGACGCAGTCGCCGGCCTTCAGCGCCAGCGCCAGGTCTTCGCCGAGCTCGATCGTGGCCGCTTCGTCCTTCAGCAGGCGGTCGAGGGATCTCATCTATTCCGCCGCGATGATCTTCGGCATTTCGGCAGACGGAATGCGGCAGGTGACCTCCGTGCCTTCGCCCTCCTTGCTGCGAATGGAAACGGTGCCGTGATGCAGGCTGACGAAGCTTTCGACGATCGAGAGCCCGAGACCGGCGCCGCCGCGCTGGCCGTGGCTCTCGAAGCGGTTGAACACGGTGTTCAGAACGTCCTGAGGAATGCCGGGCCCGGTATCCGTGACCGAGAACATGAAGTCGCTGCCGTCGCGCCGGCATGTGAGGCCGACGACGCTCCCGTCGGGCGCGAAGTTGGCGGCATTGGTCAGAAGCTTGATGAAGATCTGCTTCAGCCGTTGCTGGTCGGCGACGATGCCGCCGAGATTGTCCGGCGCGTCGATCCGGAGCGTGATACCGCTTTCGACGAGGCGCTCGGCCATCTGCTGCGCCACGTCGTCGAGCAGGTCGAGTAGCTTCACCTCGGTGAGGTCCAGTTCGACGATGCCGGCGTCGACTGTCGCCAGGTCGAGGATGTCGTTGACGATCGTCAGGAGCAGCGACGAGGATGTGGCGATGTGGTCGACATATTCCGCCTGGCGCGAATTGAGCTCGCCGAAAGCCGGCGTCCTCAGGAGATCGGCGAAGCCGATGATGTTGGTCAGCGGCGAACGCAGCTCGTAGGAGACGTGGTGGACGAAGTCGTTCTTCAGCGCATCGGCCTTGCGCAAGGCGTCGTTTTTCTCCGTCAGCGCGCGTTCGACGCGTACGCTGTCGGTAATGTTGACGAAAGTCAGCATCGTCTGCGCGTTGGGAAGCGGAATCACCGCATAATCGAGGATGAGACCGGTACGCAGCTCCAGTATGCCTCGGCTTGACGGCCGCTCGTCGTCGAAGCTGGTGATGATGTGGGCGAAGCGCTTCCAGCCGTCCGGCTGGTCATAGGAGGGCAGGCATGCCTGCTCGACCGCGCGGATATGAGTGCCGGGCTTGGCCTCCGCTTCGCTGACGCCCCAGAGCGCCCGAAAGGCCGGATTGGACAGCCGGATGCGGCCATCCGGCCCGAACACGGCCACGCCTTCGGCGAGATGGTCGATGGTCTCGCCCTGGACCTGCACCAGCGTGTTGTAGCGGGTTTCGAGATCGACCTTTTCCGTAAGGTTCTCGAAGACCCAGGTCGCGCCGCCCTGCGGCCGTGCCGTGGCGAAGACGCGCAGCGTCTGGCCGTTTGGCAGGTGCCAAAGGTCGCTCTGGGTATCCGGCGCCTGGTAGACCGAAAGCGCATTGGCTTTCCATTGTTTCCAGTTGAGCTGTTCCGGCAGTTTCGCGCTGGCTCTCAGCCGGTCGAACAATTCGCCATTGTCGGGCTTGCGCTCCAGGAAGCCCATGTCGAGGTCCCAGAGGCGCTGGAAGGCCTGGTTGTAGAACTGCAGGCGCTGATGGCCGTCGAAGATCGCGACGGGCGTCGCCAGATGGTCGAGGGTTTCGGCGTGGCTCTTCAGCGTGCGTGCGAGTTCCTCGCGCACGGCCTCGATGCCGGAGACGTCGATCGCCATGCCCGCCGAGCCAGCAGGGCTGCGGGCGTCGACCACGTCGAAGAAGGTACGGTTGCCGCGCACCACGGTCGACACCTTGTCGCGGAACGGCGTGTCGAAGGTGGAGACGGAGCGGATCTTTTCGCGCGCCGCGGTCGCCAGCAGCTCGCGCCCTTCCGCCGTGGCCGCGGCGGGGCTGCGGGCCTCGACCGCCTCGGCATAGGCCTCGTTCACCCATTCGAGCTTGCCGTCGGGACTGCGCTGCCAGACGGGAAGATCGACCGCGTCAAGCAGGGTGCGGAAGGTGGAAAGCGAGGTATGCAGCCGGTCGCGTTCGAGCTTCAGCTCGGCAAGTTCGGCTCTCAGATTGTTGAGCGCGATGAAGCGCACGAAGGCCCGGCCGCCCGAAACGCGGCCCTGGGCTTCGAGGACCTCGTTGCGTTGCGTCTCGAGCACGAGATCGAAGCTTTGCGCATGCGCCCTTAGCATTTCGATCGCCTTTTCGAGATCGCTTGCCGATTGCGGCTTGATCCAGCGTCCGAAGGCAAGAAAATCGCGATCCTCCTGTGGCGCGCCGGTCTCGATGGGAAGCTGCCCAAGGAATTCCGGCCGTTCGGCAAGCCCGTCCCAGATGACGATGCGCCGGCTCTTGTCGGCAATCAGCGCCTGGAAACGGGAAATCCGCTGGTTGGCATCCGAGAGGTCCGACCGCAGCTGGCGGTTCTCCGCTTCGATATTCCCCCGCTGCCGGATAAGCCAGATCGCCGAAATCATCGCGGCGGAGATGACACCGATCAGCACGGAGAAGGTGACGACCTCGGACGAGCCGAAGATGGTTCTGGCCACCGGGGTCGACACCTCGGCCGCGGCATCGCTCGCCGCGAACAGCGCCGTGCAGGCGAGCAGCCGGAGCACCAGCCGCGGAGCCCCCTGCCACGCGGCTTTGGTCATGGATCGTTGCGTGATCATCGCGCCGCCGTCCTCAGGACGCCCGGCGAATTGGTTTTCAGCGCAATTGTGCGAAAAAGGGTTCGCGTCCGTTCCGTTTGCATCCCCGGTCTGTCTCCGTCTGTTTGCCGCATGTCCGACAAGACATCCCCACGCGCAACGCCGAGGACGGAACGGGAAGAAGTGCCATGCGGTCAAGTTTGACCGCCTTCACTTCTCGCGAACTAAGGCCGCACCAGCGTCACGAATCAATGAGTTAACCATACTTCTTTGACGATTCGGCGGAAAGTCTACGGTCCAAAAAAGCGGCCGCGATCTCTTGTCAAGATCGCGGCCACAAGATGTTGTGGATCGCCCGGGTAATGATTAGTACCGGTAGTGTTCGGCTTTGAACGGACCCTGGGACTTCACGCCGATATAGGCGGCCTGCTCCTCCGAGAGCTGGGTGAGCCTGGCGCCCAGCTTGGCGAGATGCAGGCGTGCGACCTTCTCGTCGAGCTGCTTCGGCAGCACGTAGACTTCGTTCTTGTAGTTCTCGCCCTTGGAGAAGAGCTCGATCTGTGCCAGGACCTGGTTGGAGAAGGAGGCGGACATCACGAAGGACGGATGGCCGGTGGCGTTGCCGAGGTTGAGCAGGCGGCCTTCCGAGAGCAGGATCATGCGATTGCCCTTCGGGAATTCGATCATGTCGACCTGCGGCTTGATGTTCGTCCACTTCAGGTTCCGAAGCGCGGAAACCTGGATCTCGTTGTCGAAGTGGCCGATATTGCCGACGATCGCCATGTCCTTCATCTCGCGCATGTGCTCGATGCGGATGACGTCCTTGTTGCCGGTCGTGGTGATGAAGATGTCGGCGGTGGAGACGACGTCTTCGAGTTGCACCACCTCGTAACCGTCCATGGCGGCCTGCAGGGCGCAGATCGGGTCGATTTCGGTTACCTTGACGCGGGCGCCGGCTCCCTTGAGCGAGGCGGCCGAGCCCTTGCCGACATCGCCATAGCCGCAAACGACAGCAACCTTGCCGGCCATCATTACGTCGGTGCCGCGGCGGATGCCGTCGACGAGCGACTCCTTGCAGCCATACTTGTTGTCGAATTTCGACTTGGTGACGCTGTCATTGACATTGATCGCCGGGAAGGGCAGCAGGCCTTTCGCCTGGAGCTGATAAAGCCGGTTGACGCCGGTGGTCGTCTCTTCCGTCACGCCCTTGATGGCATCGCGCTGCCTGGTGAACCAGCCGGGCGTTGCGGCAAGCCGCTTCCTGATCTGCGCGAAGAGGATTTCCTCCTCTTCCGAGCCGGGGTTCGACAGCACGTCCTCACCCGCTTCAGCGCGGGCCCCGAGCAGGATGTACATGGTCGCGTCGCCGCCATCGTCGAGAATCATGTTGGATACGCCGCCATCGGTCCACTGGAAGATCTTGTCCGTATAGGACCAGTAGTCCTCGAGCGTTTCGCCCTTGACCGCAAAGACCGGAATGCCGCGCGCGGCGATCGCAGCGGCGGCATGGTCCTGGGTCGAGAAGATATTGCAGGAGGCCCAACGCACTTCCGCGCCGAGCGCAACCAGCGTCTCGATCAGCACCGCGGTCTGGATCGTCATGTGCAGAGAGCCGGTGATGCGGGCGCCTTTGAGTGGCTGCGACGGACCGAACTCCTCGCGGCAGGCCATCAGACCCGGCATTTCCGTTTCGGCGATCGCAATTTCCTTGCGGCCGAAATCGGCAAGCCCGATGTCGGCGACGATATAGTCCTGAGTGGCGGTCATGGAGTTCTCCAGGCTGATCTTTTCGGCCGCACCGGCGGACGGGCCGTTTGGCGGCGTGGCATTGCGCCCCGCATTCAGGCGGGGAGCGTCCGTTTGGTCTATCAGGAATCGCCTGGCAGGGCAATGGTCATATAAAGAGGTCTTTATATGTTTATATCGGCGGCGGGCAGCATTCCAGAAGCCGAAGTCTTACATTTCCTCGCCGAACTTGTCGCGCACCAGCGCATCGAGGGCGTTGAGGGCCTCTTCCGCCTGCGAACCGCTGGCGCTGACGCAGACGCTGCAGCCGGTGCTCGCGGCAAGCATCATCAAACCCATGATCGACGTTCCGCCAACGGTCATGCCGTCTTTGGAAACGGTAATCTCGGCGTCATAGGCCTCGACCGTCTGGACGAACTTCGCCGAGGCGCGTGCATGCAGGCCGCGCTTGTTGATGATGAGCAGCTCGCGCGTCAATACCGTATCGGAAAGATGGTCCATCATTTTCCACTCAGCACGCGGCTGGCGACATTGATGTATTTTCGCCCCGCTTCCGAGGCTTCGACAAGAGCCTTGTCCATGTCGCTTTCGCCGCGCACGCCGGCGAGCTTGATCAGCATCGGCAGGTTGGCGCCGGCGATCACCTCGACGCTGCCGCTACGCATGACCGAAATGGCGAGATTGGAGGGCGTACCGCCGAACATGTCCGTCAGGATGATGACGCCGTCGCCCTCATTGGCGCTGTCGACGGCGTTGATGATGTCCTGACGCCGCTGGTCCATGTCGTCCTCGGGGCCGATGCACACCGTCTCGATTGCTTTTTGCGGACCGACGACATGTTCCAAGGCATGCCTAAACTCATCCGCCAGCTTGCCATGGGTGACAAGCACAAGTCCGATCATGGGTATCTTTGCTCCAACTGAATCCGCAACTCGTCGATGGGTGAGATATCGCAATGCAGCAATTTCGTCCACCTGTTGGGGCGGCCATCTTGGCAAGGAAAAGGCGAAGTGCAAGCCTAAAATGCCGAAAAAGCAGCCGTTTTGCTGTCGCATAGGGCTAAATGCCTAATTTTTCGGGCAGTATCGCGAGCAGCGCGTCGAGCGGCGAGAGAGGGCCTTCAACGGGAAGGCGTATCATTGGCAGGCCATTGCCAACTTGTAGATGCAATCGCTCCTGCTCCGGCGGCAGGCGGGGGTCATGCGGTGCCTTCACCGGCAGGATAGCCCAGTCGAGAATGCAGGCCGGGACGATGTCCACTGCGGCGATGCCGGCGCCGCGAATTTCGATCAGGCCGCGAATGGCGGCCGGGCAACGCGCCACGACGCGGCCGTTCTCCAGCGACAGGTCGACCCGGTCGTCGGCAACAAGTGCCGCAAAGCGCCCGCGGCGCCGCACCTGCGAAATCAAGGAGAGCGCCAGCGCCGACTTTCCCGAGCCGGAAGCGCCGGTCAAGAGAAAGCCGGTCGTGCCAAGCACGATCGCCGTCGCATGGATGTTGCAGCCGGCCGTCACGCGCTCTGCTCTGCAGGTAGCGACAAGACGAAGCGGGCACCAGTCACGCGACCGTCCTTGCCGACGATGTTCTCGGCCTTCAACGCGCCCCCGTGGGCCTCGGCAATCTGGCGCGAGATAGACAGGCCCAGGCCGGAGTTCTGGCCGAAATCCTCGCCCTCCGGCCGGTCGGTGTAGAATCGCTCGAAGATGCGGTCGATGTCCTCCGCCTGGATGCCGGGTCCGTTGTCCTCGACCGTGACGATGCAGCGCGACCGCGAGCGGCTCAGCCGCAGGATGATGCGACCGTTCGGCGTGGGCACGAAGGAGCGCGCATTCTCGATGAGATTGGTGATGATCTGGCTGATGCGCAGCTCATAGCCGCTGACGAAGAAATTCGCCTTCGGATTGTCCTTTCGGTCGATGACGAAGTCGAGCAGTACCGCTTTCTTGCTGCCGCGGACCTGCCGCGAGATGTCGACGAGGTCGCCGAGGAGTTTTTCCAGGTCGATCTTCTTCGCATCGCTCCGGGCAAGCTCGGCGTCGAGCCGGGA includes:
- the ahcY gene encoding adenosylhomocysteinase, which encodes MTATQDYIVADIGLADFGRKEIAIAETEMPGLMACREEFGPSQPLKGARITGSLHMTIQTAVLIETLVALGAEVRWASCNIFSTQDHAAAAIAARGIPVFAVKGETLEDYWSYTDKIFQWTDGGVSNMILDDGGDATMYILLGARAEAGEDVLSNPGSEEEEILFAQIRKRLAATPGWFTRQRDAIKGVTEETTTGVNRLYQLQAKGLLPFPAINVNDSVTKSKFDNKYGCKESLVDGIRRGTDVMMAGKVAVVCGYGDVGKGSAASLKGAGARVKVTEIDPICALQAAMDGYEVVQLEDVVSTADIFITTTGNKDVIRIEHMREMKDMAIVGNIGHFDNEIQVSALRNLKWTNIKPQVDMIEFPKGNRMILLSEGRLLNLGNATGHPSFVMSASFSNQVLAQIELFSKGENYKNEVYVLPKQLDEKVARLHLAKLGARLTQLSEEQAAYIGVKSQGPFKAEHYRY
- a CDS encoding HPr family phosphocarrier protein, with protein sequence MMDHLSDTVLTRELLIINKRGLHARASAKFVQTVEAYDAEITVSKDGMTVGGTSIMGLMMLAASTGCSVCVSASGSQAEEALNALDALVRDKFGEEM
- a CDS encoding PTS sugar transporter subunit IIA yields the protein MIGLVLVTHGKLADEFRHALEHVVGPQKAIETVCIGPEDDMDQRRQDIINAVDSANEGDGVIILTDMFGGTPSNLAISVMRSGSVEVIAGANLPMLIKLAGVRGESDMDKALVEASEAGRKYINVASRVLSGK
- a CDS encoding HPr kinase/phosphorylase, coding for MTAGCNIHATAIVLGTTGFLLTGASGSGKSALALSLISQVRRRGRFAALVADDRVDLSLENGRVVARCPAAIRGLIEIRGAGIAAVDIVPACILDWAILPVKAPHDPRLPPEQERLHLQVGNGLPMIRLPVEGPLSPLDALLAILPEKLGI